GAAAAAGAAGCTCATCATAAGTCTAGGTGGGCTTCCAATACAAATTTATAGATGTTTCTCTCCGTTACCTATGGCCTGCTCCTTTCTCCTTTTTGATAACGTTGTCATTTTTTGAAAGCTTGAAATGATAGTCACCTCTCTTGTGCAGGTCACCATCTAACTCTCCTGTGAGGTCGAGGTCAAAGTCAAAGTCACCAATTAGTTACAGGCGAAGGCGGAGATCTCCGTCCTATTCACCACCGTTTCGTCGTCCAAGAAGTCATAGATCGAGATCACCATTAAGATATCACCGGCGATCAACTTATGAGGGGAGAAGGCGGTCATATAGAGATTCTAGGGATATTTCTGAAAGTAGGAGATACGGTAGATCAGATGAACACCATTCTTCCAGTATAAGGAGAAGTAGGAGTGTAAGtcccaaaaagagaaaatctgGAAAAGAAGATTCAGAGCTGTCAAGACATGGACGCGATAGCTCATCACGTAGAGATAAGAAATCATCTCGTGCTGGTTCACGATCACCGGGGCGACGtaaggaagaaaacaaactaaaacgtAGAACACGTTCAAGATCTAGATCAGCGGAAGATTCTGCAGATATCAAGGATGAAGCTAGAGATGAGGAATTGAAACATCACAAAAAGCGGTCGAGATCAAGATCTCGTGAAGGTAGGAGTAAAACCAGAGACGCATCTCGAAATTCTGATGAAACTAAACAGAAACACAGAGGGAGGACTAGGTCCAGATCATTGGAAAACGACAATGGTTCTCATGAGAATGTTGATGTTGCTCAAGACGATGATGATCTGAATCTCCGTCCCAGTAGGCGCAGGTCAAAATCTTTAGATGAGAACTATGATATGAAAGAGAGGAGGGGAAGGTCCAGGTCCAGGTCTAGATCATTGGAAACGAAAAACAGGTCTGTTGGGAAAAGTAAGCTGGATGAAGACAGAAACACAGGATCACGTCGAAGGAGGTCCAGGTCGAAATCAGTGGAAGATAAGCGAAGTTATAACAAGGAGACTCGGAGCAGGGAAAAAAAGTCCAAGCGTCGGAGTGGAAGACGGTCGAGGTCACCATCAACTGAGGGTAAGAAAGGGAGAGATATTAGGTCATCCCCAGGATATtctgatgaaaaaaaatcaagacgtAAGCGCCACTCCAGGTCAAGATCAATAGAGAAAAAGAACAGTTCAAGAGAAAAAAGGTCAAAACGTCATGAAAGATTGCGGTCATCATCTCCTGTTAGTTCAGAAGAAGATCATAAGATCAAGAAAAGACACTCTGGATCAAAATCTGTGAATGAGAAACCCCACTCAGATGATGAGAAAGTTGACGATGGAGATGCAAATTCAGGTATGTTTATCATAAAATGAaatagttgtattttttttaatggagaaGCATGTATCCATATTCTCATCATGAGTGTTCTTTAACGAACTCGACAGATTCTAGTCCGCTGGAAAGGAACAGTGAAGTTCTTTTATCGACACTGGATTCGATGTCATCTCAGGTTAATGGATTGAATAGATTATTATTGCCTTGTAATTCCTGAGTAAATGTCTTTTTGCTGGAATAGAAAAAGCTTTGTTTTGAGAGTTGTGTGATTCTTATTTATAGGATGTGGAGAAGTCAAAAGAGAATCAACCATCTAGCAGCTCAGTGGAAATATGGAATGCGAATGATGATGAGAAAATTAAGGTGCGATTGTATTTTCTAGGAGAAGAAGTTTGTGTGAatgaacatataaatatatctcaACAAAAATTTCATCTTGCT
Above is a genomic segment from Camelina sativa cultivar DH55 unplaced genomic scaffold, Cs unpScaffold01541, whole genome shotgun sequence containing:
- the LOC104774106 gene encoding pre-mRNA-splicing factor 38B encodes the protein SPSNSPVRSRSKSKSPISYRRRRRSPSYSPPFRRPRSHRSRSPLRYHRRSTYEGRRRSYRDSRDISESRRYGRSDEHHSSSIRRSRSVSPKKRKSGKEDSELSRHGRDSSSRRDKKSSRAGSRSPGRRKEENKLKRRTRSRSRSAEDSADIKDEARDEELKHHKKRSRSRSREGRSKTRDASRNSDETKQKHRGRTRSRSLENDNGSHENVDVAQDDDDLNLRPSRRRSKSLDENYDMKERRGRSRSRSRSLETKNRSVGKSKLDEDRNTGSRRRRSRSKSVEDKRSYNKETRSREKKSKRRSGRRSRSPSTEGKKGRDIRSSPGYSDEKKSRRKRHSRSRSIEKKNSSREKRSKRHERLRSSSPVSSEEDHKIKKRHSGSKSVNEKPHSDDEKVDDGDANSDSSPLERNSEVLLSTLDSMSSQDVEKSKENQPSSSSVEIWNANDDEKIKMEEKRMILES